GATATAATGTCTGGAATCGTTTACGACAACCTGCTTGCTGGTTTTAGACCAATTCAGCAAATCATCCTGGCTAGATAACCAGGCTTTGCTCGCCTTGCCGAAGTCCCCTGATGTTATAACCGTCAACGGTATATTGTTAATCTTTCCACCCTTGATTACCTCTCTGGCATTTTCCTGGCTTCTTCTCATCTCATCAGTAATATTTTTATTATTGGCTTTAAGAAGTGTGGCCGTCTCATCGATTTTTTTAAGATTCTCAGGTAAGAGCTTCAGCCCGTTTCTCTCGGAATTTAAAAAATCTGCGAACCCATCTATTTTATATAATAGCCTTGCAATACCGAAGTTTATCAACTGCCTTTGAAAACTGCTGATAAATGTTACCGGTTTCGTTTTTGCATAAAACTCCGGATTCCCTCCATCAATTAAAACGATGCCTTTGACCTCATCTGGATAACGCTCGGCATACCGTATGCACTCAAGAGATGCAAGAGAATGTCCGGCAAAGATATAAGGTGGCTTTGCGTCTACTTTTGCCAGTAGTCTGTGAATTTCGTCTATCATCACATCTATATATCTTTTTTGATCGGTAACATCGCTATATCCATATCCGAATTTATCATAAACTATAAATTTTGCATGTTCCGCTATCTTGTCATACAAAGGATAGAAATCCACAAAAGGATTTACGGTTCCCCATCCTGCGGCAAAAACAACGGTGGCATTGCCGGTTCCGCCTTCATACAGATGCATCTTTTTATTATCAATATAGTAAAATTCACCAACAGGTATATATTTTCGGACATCCGAACGCATACCAATAGTTTGATATATATAGCCTGCCGTTAATATAACAACTATTATAATTAAGGCCAGCGCAATTCGCCTGAATTTTTTAATTCTCTCCATTATATTCTGCTCCCCGTCAAACCATTTTTTTAAGTATATCACATAACAGCGTGAAAAATCAGCATTTCCCGTAATTTAATCTATATCCAACGGTAATATTACTAATTTTTCCTTCCTTACTTCAATTCATAATATAAATCAGGCATAAATAGGATTATGTTATTTTGAGCGACGAATGAGCATTATGAAAGTTTTGATAAGTTCTTGGCTTTGCTGCCGCAAAGAATCCTTAGAGCTTTTGAATGTCTGAGTGAAACGAGTTTCAAAAACTCTTGGATTCTTAAGGCTGTGGGCTTTAGAACTTACAAAACTTGAATCTGGCAAATGAGTGTTCAAAATAACACAAGTTCAAATTACGAATCGAAGCCTTCCTTAATCACCTCTTTAACATTTTCCTGTCTCCTTTCCTTGACAGAGAACGGAATACTACATAAAATCATAATAGAAAGGGACTGATGATATGGATATCATAAAAACATTTGGCGGCATGATAGAAAACATGGTACCGAAAAATCCCATGGGGGCAAGACGGCTGCTCCTTATGGGTTACCGGGCTCAGCGGCTGGCGCTGTCCGCTTTGGCAGGTAAAAAGCTGCCGCCATCCAAAAGATATGTTGCACGTGCAGTTATGGACGTAATAATCCGTGCGCTGGCACATCCCGAAAATGCAGCGATGGTCAGCATGTTTACGCCCTGTGAGCCCCTATCGGTTGCAGGAATCACGCCATATTCAATTGAAACGCTGTCCGGATATCTTTCGGGAACAGAATGTGAAAAAGTATTTTTAGATCATACCGCCGGTGAAGGTATTCCGGAAACCATGTGTTCATTCCACAGGATATTCATCGGCGCCGCCGACACCGGCCTTATGCCAAAGCCTAAGTTTATGGTCTATACGAACGTCGCCTGTGATGGGAACATGATAACATTTCCGTATCTCAGCCATAAATACGGCATTCCTAGTTACTTTATAGACGTTCCTTACGAAAAAAGCGAGGATGCGGTACAAAACGTGGCCAAACAGCTCAAGGAAATGTCTGCCTTTGTTGGCGATATGACAGGCAGGCCCGTCACGGAAGATGCTTTGCGCGAAGCGGTGGGACGCAGCGCACGGACCGTTTCAAACTACATAAATTATCTTGGATATCAAAAAGAGCGCCGCTTGCCCGGCGATCTTACCAGCGAGATGTACGCCGTTTTTATGAACCATATACTCCTTGGAACCAAAGAGTCGGAAAAATACAGCAGGATGCTGCTTGATGATATCAAGAAAGCGCCTATAAACAGCGGACTGCGTTTGTTGTGGCTGCACCTGGTTCCATACATGCAGCCCTCTGTCAAAAAGTTACTAAACTTTAACGGCAAGGCATTCATCACGACCTGCGACCTTGCGTATGAAAGCATGATACCCATGGATGAATCCAGACCTTATGAAGCGATGGCGCGGCGAATGGTATATTCATGCTACAACGGCAATCCTAAAGGACGAATCCTTCAAGCGATAAATATGGCCAAGCGTACAGGTGCAGACGGTGCAGTAATTTTTGCACACTGGGGATGCAAAGCGACTATTGGCGCGGCTCAAATAATAAAAAAAGCACTGGAAAATGAAGGGCTGCCTACGCTGATTTTAGACGGCGACGGCTGTGATCCGTCGAATAGCAGCGACGGCCAGATCGCAACCCGCTTGGGAGCGTTTCTTGAAATGTTGGGGGGAAAAAGCAAATGATGCATTATGTATGTAAATATACTCCTGTAGAACTGTTTGCAGGTTTTGGAGAAAAGTATACCGTACTGGACGATATGCCGGATAACTTTGACTTGTCCGACAGAATAGCCCATCCCAATCTGTGCGGATTCGGAAAGTCCGTTATTCAGTCGGCCCTCTCCAAGGGCATCGACAAACTGGTGCTGGTGAATTGCTGCGATACCATGCGCCGTGTATACGACATTATTAAGGACAGTGGAACCTGCAGTTTTTTATACATGATCGATCTTCCGCATAAATGCGGATACTGTCAGAAAGAGGCCTTTACAGAAAGCCTGCTGCATTTAAAATCTGCCTACGAAAAGTATACGGGGAAACAGTTTGACCGGAATGCGTTTAAATCGGCTTTTCCCCCGCTGCAGAGAGTGTCCGGACCGTATGTAGGTATTCTCGGCGCACGCGTTGGGCGCGAAATTGAAGCGATGATTAAGAAGAGTATTCCATTTCCAGTCAGGAACCTCACCTGCATCGGCAATCGCAGTCTGTCGATGGATATTAATGCCCTGGAAAATGTCCCTGATGAAAAGCAACTGTTCATGATATATGCGGACGCTTTGCTGTCACAGCTTCCATGCCGACGCATGAATGACAGCACCGCCAGAAGATGCCTGTATGCCGATCCAAACCTTCGCGGTGTGATTTACCATACCATAAAATTTTGCGACTATTACGGTTTTGAATACTCCGAGATCAAAGACAAACTTACAGTACCAATACTTAAATTGGAAACGGATTATACACGCCAGAGTGAAGGGCAGCTTCAAACACGGATCGAGGCATTCTCTGAAACACTCTCAGGTCTTGAAAATAAAAAGGCAAAAAAAAGGAGCTCAATAAAGGAGCATTTCGTTGCAGGAATCGACAGCGGGTCTGCCAGCACAGACATTGTAATTATGGATCAAAATAAGAATATCGTTGCTTCTGTCATCACGCCTACAGGCGGCAGCGCCCAGTCCAGCGCAGGAAAAAGTCTCGATGAAGCGCTGCATAAGGCAGGCATCGACCGTTCCTCCATTTCCCGTATCGTAACGACCGGATATGGCCGGTCATATATCAGCGGCAGCGACGAGAGCATCACGGAGATCACCTGCCACGCAAAGGGTGCTCATTACCTCAATCCGGCAGTGCGCACCGTCATCGACATCGGCGGTCAGGACAGCAAAGTCATACGGATAGATGAAACCGGCGCAGTCAGAAACTTTGTAATGAATGACAAATGCGCGGCTGGTACCGGCAGGTTTCTTGAAATGATGGCGCGGGCGCTGGGACTTTCGCTTGAGGAAATGAGCACACTGGGATTGAATTGGAAGGAGGACATTATAATTACCAGCATGTGCACCGTCTTTGCAGAATCCGAAGTGGTGTCGCTGGTGGCTCAGAATAAAGCCGTGCCGGATATCATCCATGGCCTTAACAATTCAGTTGCCGCAAAGGTCTCAACGCTTGTAAACCGTCTCGGCCTCAAGGAAGATTTTATGATGACCGGCGGCGTGGCAAAAAATACGGGTGTTGTCCACGCCATTGAAGACAAATTGGGCATCAAACTGTACATCTGTAAAGAGGCACAGCTTTGCGGCGCACTGGGAGCAGCGCTATTCGCCCTTGAATAAACCGACTTTTAATAATTCTACCTGCTGCTTTCAAATATCAAGTTATTAAGCTCTGCTTTAATCTCTCTCCAATCAGGCATGAACTGGTCCATATATGCACGAAATCTTTCATTATGGTGCTTTTCAAGCAAATGGGCCATTTCATGAACAACAATATATTCTAAACATCTCGGATTCTTCTTTGCCAATTCCAGATTAATCCAGATTCGTTTTGCATAAGGATTGCAGGTGCCCCATTTGGTTTTCATCAGCTTGACTCCCCAGGAGTTTACATTTACACCCATCTTTCTTTCCCATTTTGCTATTAAATCAGGTATTTTATCTTTAAGCCGGCTTCGATACCATTCCATCATTACTTTTTCACGTTGTTCTACAGTACTTCCATCACGAACGTACAAATCAATCTGCCTGTTTTGGCTTGTTTCAACCCTTTGCTTTTTATTCGTATATACAACATTCAGTAAATAACGCACACCTTCATAGTAATGGCTTTCACCTGATACAAATTCCCTTTTGGATTGCCTTTCTTGCTCCCGGTACCTGGAGCGTTGTTTTTTAATCCATGCCAATTTAGAAATCGCAAAAATTCTTATGGTTTCATCATCCATCATTATAGGCGCAGCAATCCGTACTCTGCCATAAGGCGGATGCACGGATAAGTACAAATTTTTTATATTTTTTTTAATTATTTCAATTTGGATATCTTCAATCGTTATACTGTTCATATCAATACTCCACAATATTCATTGAATCTGTTCAAACATTCTTTGTGCATAATCTTTGATATCAGTAGGAGAGAGCATCTCATATTTCTCTTTTTACTGTAGAAAAATATGCCCCAATTAAATCTTTACTAATTATTTTATCAGAAATCACATCAATATGCACCAATAGTAATAATTGCGGTATAATACATATGCCCAACAAGCGTTTTGTAGTCTCTGACAATTTATCCAAGTTTGCAATAATTAAATCTACAAGGTCTTTTCCATCCATTACTACAATATCCTTCGATTCGTAATTTGAGCTTATGTTATTTTGAACACTCATTCGCCAAATTCAAGTTTTGTAAATTCTAAGTAAACACTGATTAAATGCATATTTGTAACATAACATAAAAGAATTAAAGAAAACTTTTACAGAAAATTACTGAAAGGTTTAAAACCTTCCGGTTTGTCCCACGACTAATAACCTCTGCACCATCCGGACTGACCCAACATGTAGAGGGTTCGCACTAGCACACAAAATGTACCGACCCCCAAAAGTTAGACCTAAAAATCTAATAATTGGATGTCGGTTTTCTATTGGCAAAATACAATTTTGAATTTAAGGAAAAAATAGTACAAGCATATCTTAATGGTGAAGGGGGGTATCCCTATGTGTTAGCATAGTTGTCAGCGACATGATTTCATCTCCGATCGCAATATTGCTTTTCATAAAAAAGCGCTACTTATTTTTCAGAAACGATTTTCTCAATGGCATTTTGCAGATACGATATGATCCTTTTTCGTTCGGCCTTAAAATCATTTTCCGAAACAAATGCGACCGGATGGCAAATTGTAATATTCCTTTTTTCTTTGTCGACAAATATCGGATAAAACAAAAGCTCCTTGCACGTGTCTCTGTGGTACAATTTCGCGAGATGGATAAAACCGCTCTGAAGACCACCCATAAGTTTCGTACTACCCTGATTTAAGTCAGTCAAAAAAATAGCAAGATTGCTTCCATCCTTCAGTGCTGCAACGCTCTGCTCGAAGGTTTCCCTAATTTTCTTTTTCCCTTTGTAGACAGGAACAGCCTCCGCTGACCGAAGCACACGAATACATAAGGGCTCTATAGCGGTTGCAAGCCATCCGCTAAAAGGCCTTTTCCATTTCAGTTCCTTCTTTACAAAATCCTGCTCCAAATACTTCCGGCACAGCTTTTTCGTAACGACCTGATAAGTAACCCATGGCCTGAAAGAAAACGGAAAGAAAAGCTCCATGACGATGGGCGCATAAGATCCAATATGATTGCAGACAAAGACTGCGGCTGAGCCTTTCTGCACATTTTCAACCCCTCTTACATAATGGACGGGACAGAAGAAACGTGCCATCCGCTTCAGCGCCTTAAAAACAATATGCTTTCTTGTTTTTCCCCATTGTAGCCCCACAATCAAACACCCCCAGTCAGCACTGATCTGTGGCTAGCTAATAGAAGAATTATTATATGTTATATTATAAGCAAATCGCTTTGTCAATGGCTAACGGAGAAGGCACTTCTGCCCTTTACAAACTGATCTTGCCGATAAGAACGCCTTCCTGCAAAAGCAGCAAGGCGCTATCACCTAAAAGAATATCCAATTCGTTTTGCCGCGAACAGCTGGTTGTAACAAAATTTTCAATATCCTCTTCCATATTGTCTGATTGCCCTTTAACAAGCCTCACTATAAAACCAACTCTCCCGGTTTATAGCCGTCAGGCAATTCTTCTTCATTTAAAAATTTGAAATTGTCATCACGCAGTATCGATAAAAATACTCCGTATGGTATCCTGTAAAACTCACAGCCATAATCACTGGATCCGAACCATCTGCCCTCTTTGCTGCCCAAATTCAAGTCTCTGGCAAACTTTGTATGGTTTGAGCAATCATGAACTGCTAAATCCCAGTTTTCTTCATCGGCTATTTTCATGAATTTCAAAGTTAATTCCCTGCTCCAAATCGGAGAAATATAGCCTAGTCTTGCAATATACATGTCTTCTCCATCATAATTGTATATGTTATTCTCATTCAAATGTAATTCTGCGCAATTTATAAAATCGAGTTTTGTGTCCAGAATTGCTTGCTTTTTCTTAAAAAATGCTTTGAAAAACTCAGGAGTCATTGGAGTTTCAATACCTACACTTTTAATATATTTTTTCGCTATTCCAATATTTTCAATAACTTTGTCCGAACAATCGGAAGCACCCAGATTGAAACGTATCTCGTCAAGACCGGCTTCACCTAATGCTTTCAATGTCTCTTCCGTAGCCAGAGTTCCATTTGTATATAGATGTTGATAAATTTGAGCATCCCTGAATTTCTTTATTACCGAATAGTATTTTTCAATTTCCATGAATGGCTCTAAATAAACGTAGGAAACGCCAGTAGGTTTCTGTTGGATGGAAAGAAGTAAATCAATATCCTTCTCATAAAATTTTGTGCCCCCAATTTCCCACATACCTTCGCCGATTGGGGGAATATCCTCCATTTCCCCATAATTATAACAGAATTTACACTCCAAGTTACATTTGTTCGTCTTCCTGATTGCACCCAAACCGGTTCCAAACAGGCAAGAACGACATCCCTTGGGGAATTTGTTTTCATTTCCCACAAAATAAGTTCTATTATCCAAAGTTTTCAAGCCTCTAATTTCCGACATTAACATATTATTTCTATGATCGACCGCTGCCTCAATTTGAGCAAAAGTAGAGTAAACGATCTCTTGTTGTTTTGTCATAAGTTCCTCATCTTCTGGCAACGTTGAAAAAAATTCAAACCATATCAATGCATCTTTCTTTGAAATCTTCACAATTTATCCTCCCCTGATTAATCTTCCTAAAGATTCAATTCAAATCTTCTTGCTGTGCTTTTAATGTAAGTGCCATCTCCGCATGCAATATTTCAGAATAAAAGCAATATATTTTTTCAGCTCCATTTTTCATATCGACATTCTAAGTGGCCACCCTCTTTTTCGTGTAAGGACATATTTAAGTTTGCTCCAAAAACATTCCATAGGAGCATTGTCAAATAAGGCCGATGATTTAAAGAAACTCACAAATCGCTTTATTTACTGCGTCGGGATTATCCTGATTGGAGTTGTGCCCGGCGCCATGGATCATTCGCAGTATACAGTTAGGGTCGCTCTCAGCCCAGGGGGCTGCAATCTTTCGAATGTTCCCCGACCTGTCGTCTGTTCCGCAAAGGAGCAATACAGGCTTTGGAAATCGGTATGCTTCATCCTCATGTAGGCATGCTACAAGGCTCATTATCACTTCAATAAAATCGGACCTCTTCATTCGGGCGAAACAGTCCCGAACGTATTGCTTTACTGCTTCTGTGTTTCCGCATGCATCGGCGCTTTGACGTATCAATGTTTTCCATGGATAGCAGTAAAAAATAGGCTTTGTCAGTTTCAACGTTAGTTTTTCCATAGCCGTCAGCCTGCCTGTGTTTTTTGTGCAATCTATCAATACGAGTTTTGAAACCATCTCCGGCTTGCGGTATAAAATTTCCTGTGCGAGGTTCCCGCCCATGGACTGACCGATCAGGATCGCATTGGAAATCTTATATATCTCACAGAGTTTGAAAAAATCATCGATCATGTCTTCAAAAGTAAACCTTTTATTTTGTGGCAACCGCGACAATCCGTGACCGCGAGCGTCCCATAGCAGCAAATTATAACGGCTATCGAAAGCCGAAATCTGTGGTCCAAACATCCTGTGATCGCAGCCTGCACCGTGCAGAAAAATAACGTAATTCGGTGTATCAGCGGCTCTATGCCAGTAGTGTATTCTACATCCTTTGTTTTCAAATGTCTTATGCTCTAAATCCATCATCGATCCTCCTTTTTGCTTTACCTTGCCGTTTTAATTGACAGATACATATTCATTGCCTTCTATATAAAATCTCCAAGGGTAGTCCCTTGCTTCCTCAGCATAGTCAACTCCTACACGTTTTGTTGTTACTATACTTAAATTCTCACTTTTGCCTTTCTCAACATATACTTCATCGCCACACAAATCCATGCCGTTGAAACTTCTATCTATTGATAACGCACAACATAGTTTCCCAGGTCCGTTGGTGAGACCTCTGCGTTGGCTTTTTGTCAACTGTTCGTATGACCTTCCAAATCTCCTTTGCGCCATCAATTCAATGTAGAGCCTTATCGGCAAAGTGTTTTCTGTTAAACAGTTTTAATTTCTATAATCAATATATCCCTCTCGTTATTATTCTAAATGACAGGGTATTCATAAGCGACTACTCCTTCAACCTGGACAAAGCCTTCCTTTAAATAAAGTTCCTTTGCTCTTTCATTATCTGCATTGACACAAAGCATTACCTTTTTATATTTCTTTTTTTGTGCAAAGTCAAGCGCAGCCCTTAATAACTGCCTTCCCAAACCTTTACCTTGATATGCAGGCAGAATGGCTAAAGGGCCAATATTCATGGCTGGCTCCCCTTCATAATTATCGTCCGCTCCTCCGACAACACCCACAGGATTGTTGTTATGCATCAAAAATAGTAGGCCTCCCTCCAGATATTCTGAACCAAGCACCCGCTTGCGTAGCATTTCCGGAGTGATGGGAGTAGAATTTCCCCTTAGGTTTGAAAAGGCTGTATTCCTTATATAGCACCAATGATCTTCATCTTTATCAGGTTGAAATTCTCTGATAGAATACCCGTCCGGCAAATTCATAACCTGCGGCTCCGTAATTTCTTTGGCCAAGAGATATACATATCTGTCAACTGTAAAATGAAGGCTTTTTATACTATCTGAAAGCTCGCTGTTTGTAAGCGGAACAAACAAAAATACCTTGTCGATTTCTTTTATTTCTCTAATAACTTTCGATAACAAGATATAATAAGTATTCAGATCCTTATCTTCAGAATAAAAAATACGAAAACGTCCGCTCCTTCCTTTTCTATGGTAATCATCCACTATAAGGGAGGCTGCCGCTATTATATTACCGTCTTTTTTCACGATAAATGTGGGGCTTTCCTCATCAGGAACAAAATTCTTAAGATCCTCGTCATTTAAAAATGAATCGTCCACCTTATTTCTATGTTTCAAACAAAACGCTATAAAATTCGCTTTATCATTACGTAGTAATTTTTCTGCCTGCATGTAAAAACCTCTTTTCTTCTATCTATGATAACTATTAGTAAAAATTACAAATCAAATCATTAAGCTATTTTTAAAATTTTTTATCCTTAAAACAGCTTTTAAAGACTCCATCACACTCAAAAATATCATCATTCAATGTTTCAAATGCAATCTTGTCAACTGTTCGTGGGAGCAAGCCAATGTATCGTGCAGATTTATGTCCTGGCATCTTCGGTGGCTTAGGTAACATTTACCCTCATCTTCTCAAAATTTTCTCCATTGGCCTGCCTTTTGCCAATTCGTCCACCAGTTTGTCAAGCCAACGGATTTTCTGCATAAAAGGATCTTCGATTTCCTCTACGCGAACGCCGCAGACTACTCCCTTGATTTTATGGGCATTGGGGTTGGTTTGCGGAGCTTCGGCAAAGAAAATCTCGAAATCAACCCCTTTCTCGATTTGCGCATGCAAGCCCTGCTCGTCATAGCCCGTCAACCAACAAGTGACTGTATCAACTTCTTCTTTCGCGCGACCTTTTTTCTCTGCTTTTTGGACATACATAGGGTAGACTTTTGAAAAAGCAGTCGCAAATATTCTCGGTTTCATAAAGTTTTCTCTCCCCATTCTTTTTAGTCTTGCCCCCTCTCAATCAATATCAGTACAACCTTCAAGGCGACGATTCGCCGTTCAAGAAGAGTCTGCTGTGACTTACCCAGTTTTGTGGCATCCATCTTGTGCGGCAATGTATTCGTCAATGCTATTTGGCTTTACGCAAAAATGGTCTTGTTCCGTATTTTTAAATTCACGACCGCATTTCGGGTATTTCCACATTTCACCCACGCTCCTTGTTATCGTATCGCTGATATCTATTTGATATGCACCCATCGGTTATTTACCAACAGCAAAGTGGCAAATAATAATGCCAAAATGGTGAATATCACGGCAAGTACATTGATAACCTTATTTGTCCTGCCTTTCATAAACTTGGATATCAAGACATAAATGCCAATCCCGATTGTCCCTCCAAGAATATTGCTAAGCACGTCAGTGATGTCGGCTCTACCGATTACGAAAATGAATTGCGTTACCTCAAAGACAAAAGTTAAAGCGACAATTGCAAGGATCTTTTTCACAAAGGGCCACTTAAGCTTAAGCATACAAATATAGATTCCGAAAGGTATGAAAGCGAGAATGTTAACTCTGATTTCGGCAAAGCGAATAACGCCGTTATCATCGAAAGACCCCAAAAGCGGAATCAAATTGATGATTCGCCCTTCATCCATAACCGGGATAGAAAACTGCAGTTTGAAGAGAATCAACCAAGTTAATGCCAGTAAATAAATTACGAATAACACAAGTGTAAGCGTATTTTGTTTTTTCAATTTCAAATTCCCCATATCACTCCTGCTCCTTAATGGTTACTGTTACAGTATCTCACGCCTGCTTGCCGATTTTTGCTTCTGATGCCTTTGCGGATTCCGATGATATAGCACACCGAGCCGTCGGCGTTCTTGACACCCATATTGACGAGACTGCCGTCATATGGCTCTCCGTCAAAAGTAGCATGAACTTTTACTCTGCCTTTGCCGAACTCG
This DNA window, taken from Clostridiales bacterium, encodes the following:
- a CDS encoding radical SAM protein, whose amino-acid sequence is MKISKKDALIWFEFFSTLPEDEELMTKQQEIVYSTFAQIEAAVDHRNNMLMSEIRGLKTLDNRTYFVGNENKFPKGCRSCLFGTGLGAIRKTNKCNLECKFCYNYGEMEDIPPIGEGMWEIGGTKFYEKDIDLLLSIQQKPTGVSYVYLEPFMEIEKYYSVIKKFRDAQIYQHLYTNGTLATEETLKALGEAGLDEIRFNLGASDCSDKVIENIGIAKKYIKSVGIETPMTPEFFKAFFKKKQAILDTKLDFINCAELHLNENNIYNYDGEDMYIARLGYISPIWSRELTLKFMKIADEENWDLAVHDCSNHTKFARDLNLGSKEGRWFGSSDYGCEFYRIPYGVFLSILRDDNFKFLNEEELPDGYKPGELVL
- a CDS encoding DUF2200 domain-containing protein, translating into MKPRIFATAFSKVYPMYVQKAEKKGRAKEEVDTVTCWLTGYDEQGLHAQIEKGVDFEIFFAEAPQTNPNAHKIKGVVCGVRVEEIEDPFMQKIRWLDKLVDELAKGRPMEKILRR
- a CDS encoding SprT family zinc-dependent metalloprotease; translation: MNSITIEDIQIEIIKKNIKNLYLSVHPPYGRVRIAAPIMMDDETIRIFAISKLAWIKKQRSRYREQERQSKREFVSGESHYYEGVRYLLNVVYTNKKQRVETSQNRQIDLYVRDGSTVEQREKVMMEWYRSRLKDKIPDLIAKWERKMGVNVNSWGVKLMKTKWGTCNPYAKRIWINLELAKKNPRCLEYIVVHEMAHLLEKHHNERFRAYMDQFMPDWREIKAELNNLIFESSR
- a CDS encoding acyl-CoA dehydratase activase, translated to MMHYVCKYTPVELFAGFGEKYTVLDDMPDNFDLSDRIAHPNLCGFGKSVIQSALSKGIDKLVLVNCCDTMRRVYDIIKDSGTCSFLYMIDLPHKCGYCQKEAFTESLLHLKSAYEKYTGKQFDRNAFKSAFPPLQRVSGPYVGILGARVGREIEAMIKKSIPFPVRNLTCIGNRSLSMDINALENVPDEKQLFMIYADALLSQLPCRRMNDSTARRCLYADPNLRGVIYHTIKFCDYYGFEYSEIKDKLTVPILKLETDYTRQSEGQLQTRIEAFSETLSGLENKKAKKRSSIKEHFVAGIDSGSASTDIVIMDQNKNIVASVITPTGGSAQSSAGKSLDEALHKAGIDRSSISRIVTTGYGRSYISGSDESITEITCHAKGAHYLNPAVRTVIDIGGQDSKVIRIDETGAVRNFVMNDKCAAGTGRFLEMMARALGLSLEEMSTLGLNWKEDIIITSMCTVFAESEVVSLVAQNKAVPDIIHGLNNSVAAKVSTLVNRLGLKEDFMMTGGVAKNTGVVHAIEDKLGIKLYICKEAQLCGALGAALFALE
- a CDS encoding GNAT family N-acetyltransferase; translated protein: MQAEKLLRNDKANFIAFCLKHRNKVDDSFLNDEDLKNFVPDEESPTFIVKKDGNIIAAASLIVDDYHRKGRSGRFRIFYSEDKDLNTYYILLSKVIREIKEIDKVFLFVPLTNSELSDSIKSLHFTVDRYVYLLAKEITEPQVMNLPDGYSIREFQPDKDEDHWCYIRNTAFSNLRGNSTPITPEMLRKRVLGSEYLEGGLLFLMHNNNPVGVVGGADDNYEGEPAMNIGPLAILPAYQGKGLGRQLLRAALDFAQKKKYKKVMLCVNADNERAKELYLKEGFVQVEGVVAYEYPVI
- a CDS encoding VanZ family protein codes for the protein MGNLKLKKQNTLTLVLFVIYLLALTWLILFKLQFSIPVMDEGRIINLIPLLGSFDDNGVIRFAEIRVNILAFIPFGIYICMLKLKWPFVKKILAIVALTFVFEVTQFIFVIGRADITDVLSNILGGTIGIGIYVLISKFMKGRTNKVINVLAVIFTILALLFATLLLVNNRWVHIK
- a CDS encoding 2-hydroxyacyl-CoA dehydratase family protein, with the protein product MDIIKTFGGMIENMVPKNPMGARRLLLMGYRAQRLALSALAGKKLPPSKRYVARAVMDVIIRALAHPENAAMVSMFTPCEPLSVAGITPYSIETLSGYLSGTECEKVFLDHTAGEGIPETMCSFHRIFIGAADTGLMPKPKFMVYTNVACDGNMITFPYLSHKYGIPSYFIDVPYEKSEDAVQNVAKQLKEMSAFVGDMTGRPVTEDALREAVGRSARTVSNYINYLGYQKERRLPGDLTSEMYAVFMNHILLGTKESEKYSRMLLDDIKKAPINSGLRLLWLHLVPYMQPSVKKLLNFNGKAFITTCDLAYESMIPMDESRPYEAMARRMVYSCYNGNPKGRILQAINMAKRTGADGAVIFAHWGCKATIGAAQIIKKALENEGLPTLILDGDGCDPSNSSDGQIATRLGAFLEMLGGKSK
- a CDS encoding alpha/beta hydrolase; translated protein: MERIKKFRRIALALIIIVVILTAGYIYQTIGMRSDVRKYIPVGEFYYIDNKKMHLYEGGTGNATVVFAAGWGTVNPFVDFYPLYDKIAEHAKFIVYDKFGYGYSDVTDQKRYIDVMIDEIHRLLAKVDAKPPYIFAGHSLASLECIRYAERYPDEVKGIVLIDGGNPEFYAKTKPVTFISSFQRQLINFGIARLLYKIDGFADFLNSERNGLKLLPENLKKIDETATLLKANNKNITDEMRRSQENAREVIKGGKINNIPLTVITSGDFGKASKAWLSSQDDLLNWSKTSKQVVVNDSRHYIHQYHPEIIAKEIIELINSVKK
- a CDS encoding alpha/beta hydrolase; this translates as MMDLEHKTFENKGCRIHYWHRAADTPNYVIFLHGAGCDHRMFGPQISAFDSRYNLLLWDARGHGLSRLPQNKRFTFEDMIDDFFKLCEIYKISNAILIGQSMGGNLAQEILYRKPEMVSKLVLIDCTKNTGRLTAMEKLTLKLTKPIFYCYPWKTLIRQSADACGNTEAVKQYVRDCFARMKRSDFIEVIMSLVACLHEDEAYRFPKPVLLLCGTDDRSGNIRKIAAPWAESDPNCILRMIHGAGHNSNQDNPDAVNKAICEFL